A single genomic interval of Bacillus sp. es.036 harbors:
- a CDS encoding MFS transporter, with the protein METARKYASPNIETKEDIRPKEFASYFGYGFGQCISFGLVGSYILFFYTDILGISAAAASIIFLIARTWDAINDPMMASVMDTLHSRHGKFRPYLKVMPFFVAIITIVCFLPLDGLSPTAKLIYAGGTYILWGMIYTVSDVPYWSLSSVMSQDAQQRTKLITFANMGVFAGIALSPVLFVPLAEWLGGDDMGQGYFLATVVLMVFALPIMLNGFKNTKERVKAPKTKVKLSDAARAIKANKPMFAVLVVFFCNVFMNITQALNVFFFTYNLGSASLMSIFGIISLASCIGFFIIPTLAKRFKKKHMLMTIVALDIVIRVIWFTVGYSSVFVSFVFIAITMLLYTATGPLISSMLAETIEYTELKTGKRNEAIIFSGQTFTGKLSVAIAGGATGLILTWINYRPNEAQTDFTLDMMFFVIALLPALGSLIRLIVMYFYSYTEDEYNVIVEKLHERKLREQ; encoded by the coding sequence ATGGAAACAGCGAGAAAGTATGCTTCACCTAATATCGAAACGAAAGAGGATATCCGACCGAAAGAATTTGCTTCTTATTTTGGATATGGGTTTGGGCAGTGTATTAGCTTTGGATTGGTAGGATCTTATATTCTCTTTTTCTATACCGACATTTTAGGAATATCCGCTGCAGCAGCAAGTATAATTTTCCTTATTGCCAGAACGTGGGATGCAATTAATGATCCGATGATGGCTTCTGTGATGGACACGCTTCATTCAAGACACGGAAAGTTTCGACCTTATTTAAAGGTCATGCCGTTTTTCGTTGCGATCATCACGATTGTCTGTTTTCTCCCCTTAGATGGACTAAGTCCAACTGCCAAGTTAATTTATGCGGGTGGCACGTATATCCTTTGGGGTATGATTTATACCGTTTCGGATGTACCGTACTGGTCGCTCTCCTCTGTGATGAGTCAGGATGCACAGCAGCGCACGAAATTAATTACGTTTGCGAATATGGGCGTTTTCGCCGGTATTGCTTTATCGCCAGTCTTATTTGTCCCCCTTGCTGAGTGGCTGGGTGGAGACGATATGGGGCAGGGGTACTTCCTTGCAACAGTGGTGCTCATGGTTTTTGCGCTACCGATCATGCTGAATGGATTTAAAAATACGAAGGAACGAGTCAAAGCTCCTAAGACAAAAGTAAAGCTCTCTGATGCAGCACGTGCCATCAAAGCAAACAAACCAATGTTCGCCGTATTAGTCGTTTTCTTTTGCAACGTTTTTATGAATATTACTCAAGCCTTAAACGTTTTCTTTTTCACATACAATCTTGGAAGCGCTTCACTCATGTCCATTTTCGGTATTATTAGTTTAGCTAGCTGTATCGGGTTTTTCATTATCCCAACGCTAGCAAAGCGATTCAAGAAGAAGCATATGCTCATGACGATTGTTGCCCTTGATATTGTCATCCGTGTCATCTGGTTTACTGTTGGTTACTCCAGTGTATTTGTTTCCTTTGTATTTATCGCGATCACCATGCTCCTTTACACGGCAACGGGGCCATTAATTTCCTCGATGCTAGCAGAAACAATCGAATATACCGAATTGAAAACTGGGAAACGAAATGAAGCAATCATCTTCTCTGGACAAACCTTTACAGGGAAACTATCTGTAGCGATTGCGGGTGGTGCGACTGGGCTGATCTTAACATGGATTAACTATCGTCCTAATGAGGCTCAAACTGATTTTACACTTGATATGATGTTTTTCGTTATCGCGCTATTACCTGCACTAGGTTCACTTATAAGATTAATTGTGATGTATTTTTACTCTTATACAGAAGACGAGTACAATGTAATTGTTGAAAAACTGCACGAAAGAAAATTGAGAGAGCAATAG
- a CDS encoding ArsR/SmtB family transcription factor, whose product MKKLQLSFDNMVPINKALANQTRVQILKLLSDKPYNVNDLAEKLGLPFSTTASHVSKLEDVALIATELVPGRGTQKVSAMNYDRIVVDLYSSDEKKEEQQVTYEMPIGDYLDCHVVPNCGIVDEKGFIGMQDDPRSFYEPDRKQAQLLYFKDGYVEYRFPNRIPYGFRASELEISAEICSEAPNHKLDWPSDITAWVNHEEVGTWTSPGDFGGERGQLTPEWWRTNLTQYGLLKHWKLNKSGCYIDGEKISDQTIDDFQLSNYPYIAFRLGIKEDAVNSGGMNLFGPKFGNHEQGIVVHIKYDS is encoded by the coding sequence TTGAAAAAGTTACAGCTATCTTTTGATAACATGGTGCCAATTAATAAAGCTCTTGCAAATCAAACAAGAGTGCAAATTCTTAAGTTGCTAAGTGACAAACCATATAATGTGAACGATTTAGCAGAAAAGCTTGGATTGCCTTTTTCGACAACTGCTTCACATGTTAGTAAATTAGAAGATGTTGCTCTCATTGCCACCGAGCTAGTACCGGGAAGAGGAACCCAAAAAGTGAGTGCGATGAATTATGATCGCATTGTCGTTGATTTATATAGTTCGGATGAAAAAAAGGAAGAGCAACAAGTCACCTACGAAATGCCAATAGGGGATTATCTCGACTGCCATGTGGTACCGAATTGTGGAATTGTAGATGAGAAGGGTTTTATCGGAATGCAGGATGATCCTCGTTCCTTTTATGAACCAGATCGAAAGCAGGCACAGCTCCTGTATTTTAAAGATGGGTATGTGGAGTATCGCTTTCCAAACCGCATTCCTTATGGCTTTAGAGCAAGTGAGTTAGAAATAAGTGCTGAAATTTGTTCAGAAGCGCCCAATCACAAACTAGATTGGCCATCTGATATAACGGCATGGGTGAATCATGAAGAAGTTGGAACGTGGACCTCACCAGGTGACTTTGGTGGAGAGAGAGGTCAGTTAACACCTGAATGGTGGCGAACCAATTTAACGCAGTATGGGTTGCTAAAGCATTGGAAACTGAATAAGAGTGGTTGTTATATAGATGGTGAGAAAATATCTGATCAAACGATTGATGATTTTCAGTTGTCTAACTACCCTTACATTGCCTTTCGATTAGGGATAAAAGAAGATGCTGTCAATAGTGGTGGAATGAATTTGTTTGGTCCTAAGTTTGGGAATCATGAACAGGGAATTGTGGTTCATATCAAATATGATTCGTGA
- a CDS encoding dihydroorotate dehydrogenase: MPDWSYHVIFKPFLSKWCPEFSREFIHQSMNCIASLPGGQHLIHFLGREEVSDELMVKIEDITFPGCVGLSSKIDPRLSGLKGFSHLGFGCIEIGPITKEPSEKYTKPTRLQNGSIALSKQGERAGLVKTLQRLGQSKLVQPAMFQLSGTNAELIEIARALKPYNGVYEIDYSEIDFTNMDVLRSIREWKSIYIRVPGNQIEKADLHSIFPYITGVVIDEVQGLDTLANLAIHKEAIVYCQNEYPSLRLVTVGGVKEPDDAVQLLNHGADLLFLSGEYVEVGPGLPKRIYEAINDESAFQEELSGWKDYFLFGLFIMIGGLIALVLSLTSIVLPYDESFMQLTREELLLFNERLLWFMAHDRMTLAGTMISGGIVYMTLSYYGVKNGLLWAKQAIDIAAIIGFLGILLFIGYGYFDWLHLLFWIILLPFYLRGYVKTKGIKRTPKSRNRRNDLAWRKGIMGQFCFVMLGFSFVLGGVIISGIGVAGVFVPTDLQYICMPADLIHSFNDRLISVIAHDRAGFGGAMMSVGLLVLMSALWGFQSGNTWLWWMFLIGGLPAFVAGIYVHIMIGYTTFIHLLPAYIVLALFFGGLYFSKSYLMGKYSY; the protein is encoded by the coding sequence ATGCCCGACTGGTCCTATCATGTGATATTTAAACCTTTTCTATCAAAATGGTGTCCCGAATTTTCACGAGAGTTTATACATCAGTCCATGAATTGTATTGCTTCACTTCCAGGTGGACAGCATCTCATTCACTTTTTAGGCAGAGAAGAGGTTTCCGATGAGCTGATGGTTAAGATCGAGGACATTACTTTTCCAGGCTGTGTGGGGCTATCTAGCAAAATTGATCCCAGACTTTCTGGTTTAAAAGGATTTAGCCACTTAGGGTTTGGCTGTATTGAAATTGGTCCGATTACGAAAGAGCCATCTGAAAAATACACAAAACCAACAAGGCTTCAGAATGGAAGTATTGCTCTTTCTAAACAGGGAGAGAGAGCGGGTCTTGTAAAGACCCTTCAACGGTTAGGTCAATCCAAGCTGGTTCAGCCCGCTATGTTCCAGTTAAGCGGTACAAACGCTGAGCTAATTGAGATCGCTAGAGCTTTAAAACCTTATAACGGTGTTTATGAAATTGATTATAGTGAAATCGATTTTACGAATATGGATGTGCTGAGGTCCATTCGAGAATGGAAAAGCATTTATATTCGCGTGCCAGGTAATCAAATTGAAAAGGCTGACTTGCATTCTATTTTTCCATACATAACGGGTGTTGTGATTGATGAAGTGCAAGGTTTGGATACGTTGGCAAATCTTGCGATACATAAGGAAGCGATTGTCTATTGTCAAAATGAATATCCTTCATTAAGACTGGTGACCGTGGGTGGAGTGAAAGAGCCAGATGATGCTGTACAGCTATTAAATCATGGTGCTGATTTGTTGTTCCTATCGGGTGAATATGTCGAAGTTGGGCCAGGCTTGCCTAAGAGAATTTATGAAGCGATCAACGATGAGAGCGCATTTCAAGAAGAACTTAGTGGATGGAAAGACTACTTCTTGTTTGGATTATTCATCATGATTGGTGGCTTGATTGCTTTAGTGTTAAGTCTCACTTCGATTGTTTTACCTTATGATGAAAGCTTCATGCAGCTAACTCGTGAGGAGCTTCTGCTCTTTAATGAACGACTCTTATGGTTTATGGCACATGACCGAATGACGTTAGCTGGAACGATGATTTCTGGTGGCATTGTTTATATGACGTTGTCTTATTACGGAGTTAAAAACGGTTTGCTGTGGGCGAAGCAGGCGATTGATATTGCGGCAATTATCGGTTTTCTAGGTATCTTGCTTTTCATTGGCTATGGCTACTTCGATTGGCTACACTTGCTGTTTTGGATTATACTATTACCCTTTTACTTGAGAGGATATGTGAAAACGAAAGGGATAAAGAGGACGCCGAAATCACGCAACCGTCGAAATGACCTGGCATGGCGTAAAGGCATTATGGGGCAATTTTGTTTTGTTATGCTTGGATTTTCATTTGTTCTTGGTGGAGTGATTATTTCTGGAATTGGTGTGGCAGGGGTATTTGTGCCAACGGATTTACAATACATCTGCATGCCAGCGGATCTGATTCACTCATTCAATGATCGGTTGATCTCTGTCATCGCCCACGACCGTGCTGGATTCGGAGGAGCGATGATGAGCGTTGGATTGTTAGTGCTAATGTCTGCTCTCTGGGGCTTCCAATCGGGGAATACCTGGCTATGGTGGATGTTTCTTATAGGAGGTTTACCTGCGTTTGTAGCAGGAATTTATGTACACATCATGATTGGCTACACGACGTTTATTCACTTGCTACCGGCCTACATCGTTCTTGCGCTATTCTTTGGAGGGTTGTACTTTTCAAAAAGTTATTTGATGGGGAAGTATTCATATTGA
- a CDS encoding VOC family protein, whose amino-acid sequence MKFQDFNAVQVRIARPTDQFDKIIQFYEHGLGLQRVAEFTGHEGYTGVVYGLPQLSYQLEFTSHEEGSPCPAPTADNLIVFYIPNGEELKSVAERLQQMGHREVEPENVYWKKKGLTIEDPDGWRVVLMNTEGI is encoded by the coding sequence ATGAAATTTCAAGATTTTAACGCAGTTCAAGTTCGAATAGCTAGGCCGACCGATCAATTTGATAAGATTATTCAGTTTTACGAACATGGATTAGGTTTGCAGCGAGTAGCTGAATTCACAGGACATGAAGGATATACGGGCGTGGTATATGGTTTACCACAACTATCCTATCAACTAGAGTTCACGTCACATGAAGAAGGTAGCCCTTGCCCTGCTCCTACTGCTGATAACTTGATTGTTTTCTATATTCCAAATGGAGAAGAGCTGAAAAGCGTAGCAGAAAGGCTTCAACAAATGGGGCATAGGGAGGTAGAACCAGAAAATGTGTATTGGAAAAAGAAAGGATTAACGATTGAAGATCCTGATGGCTGGAGAGTTGTATTAATGAATACAGAAGGGATTTAA
- a CDS encoding GNAT family N-acetyltransferase, with amino-acid sequence MEVRIHRLQESDAESLFHFEVANRSFFNKMVPDRGEDYYKFETFNDKLVQLITEQSLGLSTFYLVRDENGTIIGRINLVDFNHSNQSVELGYRISENQSGKGMATLGVKRVLDEVYHQNKIKHISARTTKDNLASQKVLENNGFTYISTDPDEVLLNGVKVNLIHYRWSK; translated from the coding sequence ATGGAAGTTAGAATACATAGACTTCAAGAAAGTGATGCGGAATCATTGTTTCACTTTGAGGTCGCAAACAGAAGCTTTTTCAATAAGATGGTCCCAGATCGTGGTGAGGATTATTATAAGTTTGAGACGTTTAACGATAAGCTCGTACAATTAATAACTGAGCAATCTCTGGGTTTATCGACCTTTTATCTTGTAAGAGATGAAAATGGCACGATTATAGGAAGAATTAATTTAGTTGATTTTAATCACTCTAACCAGAGCGTCGAGCTTGGCTACAGAATTAGTGAAAATCAGTCTGGTAAAGGTATGGCTACATTAGGTGTCAAGCGAGTACTAGATGAGGTCTATCATCAAAATAAGATTAAGCACATCTCCGCTAGGACAACGAAAGACAATCTTGCTTCACAAAAAGTACTTGAAAATAATGGTTTTACATACATCTCTACAGATCCAGATGAAGTGCTATTGAACGGAGTAAAAGTAAATTTAATTCACTATCGGTGGAGTAAATAA
- a CDS encoding ferritin, with protein MVQKEVQELLNTLIQIEHISTTLYLAMSAYLDRKNYTGMASWLRIQSDEERTHLLTLINYLAGKDGVVKLGALPEQSTDFGTPLETFQQVLEHEQYVTNSYRQAYNYIKKIDPQTAVIVQDFLREQIDEEAQALTIVERLKLAGDNTSALLLIDQELGQRQPG; from the coding sequence ATGGTACAAAAAGAAGTTCAAGAACTTTTAAACACACTGATTCAAATTGAACACATTTCAACCACGCTATATTTAGCGATGTCTGCTTACTTGGATCGAAAGAATTATACTGGAATGGCCAGTTGGTTAAGAATTCAATCTGATGAAGAACGAACGCATCTTCTTACTCTAATTAATTACTTAGCCGGTAAAGATGGCGTTGTTAAATTAGGTGCTCTCCCAGAACAATCGACAGACTTTGGAACGCCGCTCGAAACGTTCCAGCAAGTTTTAGAACACGAACAGTATGTTACGAATTCTTATCGTCAGGCTTATAACTACATCAAAAAAATTGATCCGCAAACGGCCGTCATCGTTCAGGATTTCCTACGCGAACAGATTGACGAAGAAGCACAGGCACTTACGATTGTCGAAAGGCTGAAATTAGCAGGAGATAACACGTCCGCACTCTTACTGATCGATCAAGAACTTGGTCAGAGGCAGCCAGGATAA
- the lexA gene encoding transcriptional repressor LexA has translation MKLSKRQQDILDFIKVEVKQKGYPPSVREIGEAVGLASSSTVHGHLARLEKKGYIRRDPTKPRAIEVLGLDEAIDIPRQHTVNVPVIGKVTAGQPITAIENVEEYFPLPEQFAQDEEHTFILVIEGDSMIEAGIYNGDMVIVKQQPTANNGDIVVAMTDDGEATVKRFFKESNYFRLQPENSSMEPIILDNVSILGKVVGVFRSIH, from the coding sequence ATGAAACTATCAAAGCGTCAGCAGGACATTCTGGACTTTATTAAAGTCGAAGTAAAACAAAAAGGTTATCCACCGTCTGTTAGAGAAATCGGCGAAGCCGTTGGACTTGCTTCAAGCTCAACTGTCCATGGCCACCTGGCAAGACTCGAGAAAAAAGGTTATATCAGAAGAGACCCAACAAAGCCAAGAGCCATTGAAGTGTTGGGCCTTGATGAAGCGATCGACATCCCACGTCAGCACACGGTTAATGTTCCTGTCATTGGTAAAGTAACAGCTGGTCAACCAATCACAGCGATTGAAAATGTTGAAGAGTACTTCCCTCTTCCGGAGCAGTTCGCTCAGGATGAAGAGCATACATTCATTCTTGTCATCGAAGGGGATAGTATGATTGAAGCTGGTATTTATAACGGTGATATGGTTATCGTGAAGCAGCAACCAACTGCAAATAACGGAGACATCGTTGTTGCGATGACGGACGATGGCGAAGCAACGGTAAAACGTTTCTTTAAAGAAAGCAACTACTTCCGACTTCAGCCGGAAAACTCATCGATGGAACCAATCATTCTTGATAATGTTTCGATCCTTGGTAAAGTGGTTGGTGTTTTCCGCTCAATCCACTAG
- the yneA gene encoding cell division suppressor protein YneA, giving the protein MRKQAGGLSGIDFLVIISFVAVLIIVFVSLRTAAAEEYDRYTTIQLEHGDTVLEIADEYRSAHELSDQKFVSWVEDANRIDANRITAGDTLIIPVEANATALGGTE; this is encoded by the coding sequence ATGAGAAAGCAAGCTGGGGGCTTGTCTGGAATTGATTTTCTTGTCATTATATCTTTTGTAGCTGTGTTAATTATTGTGTTCGTATCTTTGCGAACAGCTGCAGCTGAGGAGTATGATCGGTATACAACGATTCAACTGGAGCACGGTGATACGGTTTTAGAAATTGCTGATGAATATCGTTCCGCACATGAATTGTCTGATCAGAAATTTGTTAGCTGGGTTGAAGACGCTAATCGCATAGATGCTAATCGAATTACAGCAGGAGATACTCTCATCATCCCTGTTGAAGCGAACGCTACCGCACTTGGGGGTACAGAATAA
- a CDS encoding YneB family resolvase-like protein, giving the protein MNAVIYCRVSTKKEAQESSLARQKEELQRFASQSGFTVHRMIEEKHSGYDIDRDGILEVLDLLKEGQVEALLIQDETRLGRGNAKIALLHAVHKYGGTIYTVNQNGELQLSEADSMVLEIVSIVEEFQRKLHNLKIKRGMDKAVKEGYRPQRNLSHQNNGGRDRVEVPIEEIVNLRNRGLTFHEIAATLKGFGHHASKATVHRRYKEYVDEQSEKH; this is encoded by the coding sequence ATGAACGCCGTTATTTATTGCCGAGTAAGCACAAAAAAAGAAGCGCAGGAGTCGTCTCTTGCAAGGCAAAAAGAAGAATTGCAACGTTTTGCATCACAGTCAGGTTTTACCGTTCACCGAATGATTGAAGAAAAACACAGCGGGTATGACATTGATCGCGATGGCATACTCGAGGTACTGGATTTGTTAAAAGAAGGGCAAGTCGAAGCATTGCTCATTCAAGATGAAACAAGACTTGGACGAGGGAACGCTAAAATTGCTCTTCTTCATGCCGTTCACAAATACGGCGGAACCATTTATACGGTAAATCAAAATGGAGAACTTCAATTATCGGAAGCTGATTCAATGGTGCTTGAAATTGTAAGTATTGTCGAAGAATTTCAGCGAAAGCTTCACAACTTGAAAATCAAACGCGGTATGGATAAGGCGGTGAAAGAAGGCTATCGACCGCAGCGAAATTTAAGTCATCAAAATAACGGTGGAAGAGACCGTGTTGAAGTACCGATCGAAGAAATTGTTAATCTTCGTAATCGTGGCTTAACGTTCCATGAGATTGCAGCAACGCTTAAAGGTTTTGGTCACCATGCATCAAAAGCTACGGTACATAGACGCTATAAGGAATATGTTGACGAACAGAGTGAGAAGCACTAA
- a CDS encoding DUF896 domain-containing protein has product MLSQDKIQRINELSRKSKESSLTDAEKKEQKDLRQEYLASLRSSFSNQLHSIKVVDEEGTDVTPEKLKESKKNRGFLQ; this is encoded by the coding sequence ATGCTTTCTCAAGATAAAATTCAACGAATTAACGAGCTATCTCGTAAATCAAAAGAGTCATCTTTAACAGATGCTGAGAAAAAAGAACAAAAAGATCTTCGTCAGGAATATCTGGCAAGCCTTCGTTCTTCTTTTAGTAACCAGCTTCACTCCATCAAAGTTGTGGATGAAGAAGGCACAGACGTAACGCCTGAAAAATTAAAAGAAAGCAAGAAAAATCGCGGCTTTCTTCAGTAA
- a CDS encoding HesB/YadR/YfhF family protein → MFVVTDSAAEFYKNEMELGHGDCLRLFVRYAGSGDSGGFSLGVMSDRPSYDDYKQEIGGVTYFVRPDDQWFVDRMKLDYDESNGGVLCDLPSMA, encoded by the coding sequence ATGTTTGTTGTAACTGATTCTGCAGCTGAGTTTTACAAAAACGAAATGGAACTTGGTCATGGTGATTGTCTAAGATTGTTTGTGCGTTATGCAGGAAGTGGGGACAGCGGTGGTTTTTCCCTTGGAGTCATGTCTGACCGGCCTTCATATGATGATTATAAGCAAGAAATTGGGGGCGTTACTTACTTTGTTCGACCGGATGATCAGTGGTTTGTTGATCGAATGAAATTAGATTATGATGAAAGCAACGGTGGCGTTCTTTGTGACCTGCCGAGTATGGCATAG